The Thermus filiformis genome contains a region encoding:
- the glcF gene encoding glycolate oxidase subunit GlcF translates to MQHRIPVETLGKEGEAMAHAIEACVHCGFCLPACPTYQVLEEEMDSPRGRIYLMKTVLEGELPLEEALPYLDRCLACQACVTACPSGVPYGELIATFRLHTETKRHRSPFEEVYRLGLLRTLPYPQRFRPLAELGTRLKPLLGPLPLPKALKAPLDLLPERLPQEEALARVYPAKGERRARVGLLLGCAQRVLRPSINRATIRVLQENGVEVVLPEGQGCCGALNLHAGDKEGARALARNTLRAFREVDAVVSNAAGCGSGMKEYPLLFLGEAEEEEARAFAAKVKDLSVLLDELGFLPPPPPPRPLRVAYHDACHLLHAQKVKDPPRRLLRAAGVEVLEPKEAELCCGSAGTYNLFQPEIAEVLGRRKAENLEATGADLVVTGNIGCQTQIRRYLDGVPVLHLAELLELLYEGKSPEEGAEA, encoded by the coding sequence ATGCAGCACCGCATACCCGTGGAAACCCTGGGCAAGGAGGGCGAGGCGATGGCCCACGCCATAGAGGCCTGCGTCCACTGCGGCTTCTGCCTCCCCGCCTGCCCCACCTACCAGGTCCTGGAGGAGGAGATGGACTCCCCCCGGGGCCGGATCTACCTGATGAAAACGGTCCTGGAAGGGGAGCTTCCCCTGGAGGAGGCCCTCCCCTACCTGGACCGGTGCCTGGCCTGCCAGGCTTGCGTCACCGCCTGCCCGAGCGGGGTGCCCTACGGGGAGCTCATCGCCACCTTCCGCCTGCACACGGAAACGAAGCGGCACCGCTCCCCCTTTGAGGAGGTCTACCGCCTGGGCCTCCTCCGCACCCTCCCCTACCCCCAGCGCTTCCGCCCTTTGGCGGAGCTGGGGACCCGGCTGAAGCCCCTCTTGGGCCCCCTTCCCCTCCCCAAGGCCCTGAAGGCCCCCCTGGACCTCCTTCCCGAGCGCCTGCCCCAGGAGGAGGCCCTGGCGCGGGTCTACCCGGCCAAGGGAGAGAGGAGGGCCCGGGTGGGCCTCCTTTTGGGCTGCGCCCAGCGGGTCCTCCGGCCCAGCATCAACCGCGCCACCATCCGGGTCCTGCAGGAAAACGGGGTGGAGGTGGTCCTGCCCGAGGGGCAGGGGTGCTGCGGGGCCCTGAACCTCCACGCCGGGGACAAGGAGGGGGCCCGGGCCCTCGCCCGGAACACCCTGCGGGCCTTCCGGGAGGTGGACGCGGTCGTCTCCAACGCCGCCGGGTGCGGCTCGGGGATGAAGGAGTACCCCCTCCTCTTCCTGGGGGAGGCCGAGGAGGAGGAGGCCCGGGCCTTCGCCGCCAAGGTGAAGGACCTCTCCGTCCTCCTGGACGAGCTGGGCTTCCTCCCGCCCCCACCCCCTCCCCGCCCCCTGCGGGTGGCCTACCACGACGCCTGCCACCTCCTGCACGCCCAGAAGGTCAAGGACCCCCCCAGGCGGCTCCTCCGGGCGGCGGGGGTGGAGGTCCTGGAGCCCAAGGAGGCGGAGCTCTGCTGCGGGAGCGCGGGCACCTACAACCTCTTCCAGCCGGAGATCGCCGAGGTCCTAGGGCGGCGCAAGGCGGAAAACCTAGAGGCCACGGGGGCCGACCTGGTGGTCACAGGCAACATCGGCTGCCAAACGCAGATCCGGCGCTACCTGGACGGAGTCCCCGTGCTCCACCTGGCGGAGCTTTTAGAGCTCCTCTACGAAGGGAAAAGCCCGGAGGAAGGGGCGGAAGCCTGA
- a CDS encoding FAD-binding protein: MRPRSVEEVQEAVRQAGRLRVQAGGTKPALSAPREGEEVLDLSGLRGVLEYAPEEFVFTALAGTPVAEVEALLRAHGQHLPFHPPLAHEGATLGGTVAAGLSGPLRHRFGGVRDFILGVRFVDGEGRLVRAGGKVVKNAAGFGFHRLMVGSLGAFGVMVELSFKVFPYPRSTATLRLALGRLEEALERMERLLALDLMALDLEPPATLWVRLGGLPESLPLRVERLQALLGGGEVVEEDEAYWEEARRLAYGPLLVKIPAKLPEIPRLEALLAGPRRYIAGGEAVYAGLEPEERERLKALGVPHLVLKGEVPDPLFPPPQDPFFLKVKRALDPRGRFPLS, translated from the coding sequence ATGCGCCCAAGAAGCGTGGAAGAGGTCCAGGAGGCGGTGCGGCAGGCGGGAAGGCTCCGGGTCCAAGCCGGTGGGACGAAGCCCGCCCTCTCGGCCCCCCGGGAAGGGGAGGAGGTCCTGGACCTCTCGGGGCTCCGGGGGGTCTTGGAGTATGCGCCGGAGGAGTTCGTCTTCACTGCCTTGGCCGGCACGCCGGTGGCGGAGGTGGAGGCCCTCCTCCGGGCCCACGGCCAACACCTGCCCTTCCACCCTCCCCTGGCCCACGAGGGGGCGACCCTGGGGGGGACGGTGGCCGCGGGGCTTTCCGGCCCCTTGCGCCACCGCTTCGGGGGGGTGCGGGACTTCATCCTGGGGGTGCGGTTCGTGGACGGGGAGGGCCGGCTGGTCCGGGCCGGGGGCAAGGTGGTGAAGAACGCCGCCGGGTTCGGCTTCCACCGGCTGATGGTGGGGTCCTTGGGGGCCTTCGGGGTGATGGTGGAGCTCTCCTTCAAGGTCTTCCCCTACCCCCGCTCCACGGCCACCCTGAGGCTGGCCCTTGGCCGCCTCGAGGAAGCCCTGGAACGCATGGAGCGCCTTCTGGCCCTGGACCTGATGGCCCTGGACCTGGAACCCCCCGCCACCTTGTGGGTCCGGCTGGGGGGGCTCCCTGAGAGCCTCCCCCTCCGGGTGGAACGGCTCCAGGCCCTCCTGGGCGGGGGCGAGGTGGTGGAGGAGGACGAGGCCTACTGGGAGGAGGCGAGGCGGCTCGCCTACGGCCCCCTCCTGGTCAAGATCCCCGCCAAGCTTCCGGAGATACCCCGCCTCGAGGCCCTCCTGGCGGGCCCCAGGCGGTACATCGCCGGGGGGGAGGCGGTCTACGCGGGCCTGGAGCCCGAGGAGCGGGAGCGGCTCAAGGCCCTGGGCGTCCCCCACCTGGTCCTGAAGGGGGAGGTCCCAGACCCCCTCTTCCCGCCCCCCCAGGACCCCTTCTTCCTGAAGGTGAAGCGGGCCCTGGACCCTCGAGGCCGCTTTCCCCTAAGCTAG
- a CDS encoding FAD-linked oxidase C-terminal domain-containing protein codes for MDPLKALRAIYPPSRLLTREAELVPYESDALTAYRARPLAVVLPETEEEVVRTVRLCRELGLPFVARGSGTSLSGGSLPVEGGVVIALNRMNRILRLDPVRRIAVVEPGVVNLEVSKAAFPYGLYYAPDPSSQPVSTIGGNLAFNSGGAHCLRYGMTANHVLGAKVVLATGEVVHLGGEGLEGVGPDLLGLFVGSEGLLGIALQVTLRLLPRPERYHTLLAAYETLEGAGEAVSRVIGAGLLPGAMEIMDRLAIEAAEAAVGAGYPQAEALLIVELEGEAPEVEAEARLLEEVIAQSGAYEVRVARTEEERQRIWKGRKAAFSAVGRLSPDYLVQDGVVPRSRLGEALREIQRLSQAYGLRVANVFHAGDGNLHPLVLYDGKKPGELERAEALAGEILRLCIRLGGSVTGEHGVGMEKRAYLAEMFSPQDLEAMERVRLEVDPGRLANRGKVFPGG; via the coding sequence ATGGACCCCCTGAAGGCCCTGCGGGCCATCTACCCCCCCTCCCGCCTCCTCACCCGGGAGGCGGAGCTCGTCCCCTACGAGTCGGACGCCCTCACCGCCTACCGGGCCCGCCCTTTGGCGGTGGTCCTCCCCGAGACGGAGGAGGAGGTGGTGCGCACGGTCCGGCTCTGCCGCGAGCTGGGCCTCCCCTTCGTGGCCCGGGGCTCGGGGACGAGCCTCTCCGGGGGCTCCCTCCCCGTGGAGGGGGGGGTGGTCATCGCCCTCAACCGCATGAACCGCATCCTGCGCCTGGACCCGGTGCGGCGCATCGCGGTGGTGGAGCCCGGGGTGGTGAACCTGGAGGTTTCCAAGGCCGCCTTCCCCTACGGCCTCTACTACGCCCCCGACCCCTCGAGCCAGCCCGTCTCCACCATCGGGGGGAACCTGGCCTTCAACTCCGGGGGGGCCCACTGCCTCCGCTACGGGATGACCGCGAACCACGTCCTGGGGGCCAAGGTGGTCCTGGCCACGGGGGAGGTGGTCCACCTGGGCGGGGAGGGCCTGGAGGGGGTGGGCCCCGACCTCCTGGGCCTCTTCGTGGGCTCGGAGGGGCTTCTGGGCATCGCCCTCCAGGTCACCCTGCGCCTCCTGCCCCGGCCCGAGCGGTACCACACCCTCCTGGCCGCCTACGAGACCCTAGAGGGGGCGGGGGAGGCGGTGAGCCGGGTGATCGGGGCCGGCCTCCTCCCGGGGGCGATGGAGATCATGGACCGGCTGGCCATAGAGGCGGCGGAGGCCGCGGTGGGGGCGGGCTACCCCCAGGCGGAGGCCCTGCTCATCGTGGAGCTGGAAGGCGAGGCCCCGGAGGTGGAGGCGGAGGCCCGGCTTTTGGAGGAGGTCATCGCCCAAAGCGGGGCCTACGAGGTCCGGGTGGCGCGGACGGAGGAGGAGAGGCAGCGGATCTGGAAGGGGCGGAAGGCGGCCTTCAGCGCCGTGGGCCGCCTCTCCCCGGACTATTTGGTCCAGGACGGGGTGGTGCCGCGAAGCCGCCTGGGGGAGGCTTTGCGGGAGATCCAGCGCCTCTCCCAGGCCTACGGCCTCCGGGTGGCCAACGTCTTCCACGCGGGCGACGGCAACCTCCACCCCCTGGTCCTCTACGACGGGAAGAAGCCCGGTGAGCTGGAGCGGGCCGAGGCCCTGGCCGGGGAGATCCTCCGGCTGTGTATCCGGCTCGGGGGCTCGGTCACCGGGGAGCACGGGGTGGGGATGGAGAAGCGGGCCTACCTGGCGGAGATGTTCTCCCCCCAGGACCTGGAGGCCATGGAGCGGGTGCGGCTCGAGGTGGACCCCGGGAGGCTGGCCAACCGGGGGAAGGTCTTCCCAGGGGGGTAG
- the aceB gene encoding malate synthase A, with protein sequence MKGMEILKDHPLLSEVLTPQAQAFLVALHREFEPVRQALLERRQRLWRAYQKGEKPGFLEETAFLRGGNWQVAEAPQDLLDRRVEITGPVERKMIVNALNSGAKVFMADFEDALSPTWDNVIRGQKNLMDAVRRQIDFVSPEGKEYRLKEKTATLVVRPRGWHLSEKHVRVDGEPISGSLFDFGLYFFHNAHELLRRGSGPYFYLPKLESHLEARLWNQVFNFAQDYLGLPRGTIRATVLIETILAAFEMEEILYELKEHAAGLNAGRWDYIFSCIKKFAHQAPIFPDRAQVTMTVPFMKAYTELLVKSCHIHEAHAIGGMAAFIPSRKDPEVNERAFQQVRADKEREASQGYDGTWVAHPDLVPVAMEVFDRYLGDRPHQKHVKREDVQVRAEDLLDFRVPGGKITEAGLRNNISVALQYLNQWLLGNGAAAIFNLMEDAATAEISRAQLWQWVHRKATLEDGRTITPELYQKVKEEELAKLGGREVGRYREAEEILDRLVLSEEFPEFLTLIAYEYID encoded by the coding sequence ATGAAAGGGATGGAGATCCTCAAGGACCACCCGCTCCTCTCCGAGGTCCTCACCCCCCAGGCCCAGGCCTTTTTGGTGGCCCTCCACCGGGAGTTTGAGCCCGTGCGCCAGGCCCTCCTGGAGCGGCGGCAGAGGCTTTGGCGGGCCTACCAGAAGGGGGAGAAGCCCGGCTTCCTGGAGGAGACCGCCTTCCTCCGGGGCGGGAACTGGCAGGTGGCCGAGGCCCCCCAGGACCTTTTGGACCGCCGGGTGGAGATCACGGGGCCGGTGGAGCGGAAGATGATCGTCAACGCCCTGAACTCCGGGGCCAAGGTCTTCATGGCCGACTTCGAGGACGCCCTCTCCCCCACCTGGGACAACGTGATCCGGGGGCAGAAGAACCTGATGGACGCGGTCCGCCGCCAGATTGACTTCGTGAGCCCGGAGGGGAAGGAGTACCGGCTCAAGGAGAAGACCGCCACCCTGGTGGTGCGCCCCCGGGGCTGGCACCTTTCGGAGAAGCACGTCCGGGTGGACGGGGAGCCCATCTCGGGCAGCCTCTTCGACTTCGGGCTCTACTTCTTCCACAACGCCCACGAGCTCTTAAGGCGGGGAAGCGGCCCCTACTTCTACCTGCCCAAGCTGGAAAGCCACCTCGAGGCCCGCCTCTGGAACCAGGTCTTCAACTTCGCCCAGGACTACCTGGGCCTCCCCCGGGGCACCATCCGGGCCACCGTCCTCATAGAAACCATCCTGGCGGCCTTTGAGATGGAGGAGATCCTCTACGAGCTCAAGGAGCACGCCGCCGGGCTCAACGCCGGCCGGTGGGACTACATCTTCAGCTGCATCAAGAAGTTCGCCCACCAGGCGCCCATCTTCCCCGACCGGGCCCAGGTGACCATGACCGTCCCCTTCATGAAGGCCTACACGGAGCTCCTGGTCAAGTCCTGCCACATCCACGAGGCCCACGCCATCGGGGGGATGGCCGCCTTCATCCCGAGCCGCAAGGACCCCGAGGTGAACGAGCGGGCCTTCCAACAGGTCCGGGCCGACAAGGAACGGGAGGCCTCCCAGGGCTACGACGGCACCTGGGTGGCCCACCCCGACCTGGTGCCCGTGGCCATGGAGGTTTTTGACCGCTATTTGGGGGACAGGCCCCACCAGAAGCACGTGAAGCGGGAGGACGTCCAGGTGCGGGCGGAGGACCTTTTGGACTTCCGGGTCCCCGGCGGGAAGATCACGGAGGCGGGCCTCCGGAACAACATCAGCGTGGCCCTCCAGTACCTGAACCAGTGGCTTCTGGGCAACGGGGCGGCGGCCATCTTCAACCTCATGGAGGACGCGGCCACCGCCGAGATCAGCCGGGCCCAGCTCTGGCAGTGGGTGCACCGGAAGGCCACCCTGGAGGACGGCCGGACCATCACCCCCGAGCTCTACCAAAAGGTCAAGGAGGAGGAGCTCGCCAAGCTTGGGGGTAGGGAGGTGGGCCGCTACCGGGAGGCGGAGGAGATCCTGGACCGGCTCGTCCTTTCGGAGGAGTTCCCGGAGTTCCTCACCCTGATCGCCTACGAGTACATAGACTGA